Proteins encoded within one genomic window of Spirulina major PCC 6313:
- a CDS encoding CapA family protein: MFVNRSALVAILTEVTQRSQDHWRAVQTWSDELTVGNKIMLRMLLCSASFLVGVGYGDRQDIANPNILLADTLIVPADPIPSDDLAPTLDPTPPLDVGPDPEPSPEPTPTPEPSPTPEPSPVPSPVNEVEPTRIRIRAVGDIVPGTNFPNNRLHPQPQVLFEAMAPILQGADVTFGNFESTLTRSPHSRKDVSRPNVFAFRNPPEYAQLLRDVGFDVLSVANNHSLDFGTQGFQDTIAHIEAAGMAAVGDKGEIVYTDVEGVTIGWIGFSYGREHNTMLAIGSARSLVRTAQENADFVVVSYHGGAEGTRAMTTRNQTEYFYGENRGNVVDFSRQMVDAGADLVLGHGPHVPRAIELYNGRLIAYSLGNFVGYRTLSTQAQLAYSLVLEVEVDEDGTFQRGQIYPVLISPSGIPQRSTRSESIALIRRLTAADFPGSPLVITLDGRLQLPE; the protein is encoded by the coding sequence GTGTTTGTTAATCGATCAGCGTTAGTTGCAATTCTGACCGAGGTGACTCAACGGAGCCAAGACCATTGGCGGGCTGTCCAAACCTGGTCTGATGAGTTGACAGTGGGCAATAAGATCATGCTGCGGATGTTGCTCTGTAGTGCGAGTTTTTTGGTGGGGGTGGGGTACGGCGATCGCCAAGACATCGCCAACCCAAACATTCTCCTCGCGGATACGCTCATCGTCCCCGCAGATCCCATCCCCAGCGACGATCTCGCTCCCACCTTAGACCCCACCCCCCCGCTAGATGTGGGCCCCGATCCTGAACCGAGTCCTGAACCGACTCCAACCCCAGAACCCAGCCCCACCCCGGAACCGAGTCCCGTCCCCAGTCCTGTGAACGAAGTGGAGCCGACCCGGATTCGGATTCGGGCCGTGGGGGACATTGTGCCCGGCACGAATTTTCCCAATAATCGCCTCCATCCGCAGCCCCAGGTGTTGTTTGAAGCGATGGCCCCGATTTTGCAGGGGGCGGATGTCACCTTTGGGAATTTTGAAAGTACGTTGACGCGATCGCCCCATTCCCGCAAAGATGTCAGCCGCCCCAATGTGTTCGCCTTTCGGAATCCCCCCGAATATGCCCAACTGCTGCGGGATGTGGGGTTTGATGTCCTCAGTGTGGCCAATAACCACTCCCTGGATTTTGGGACTCAGGGTTTTCAAGACACGATCGCCCACATCGAAGCGGCGGGCATGGCGGCGGTGGGCGATAAAGGCGAGATTGTCTATACCGATGTGGAAGGGGTGACGATCGGCTGGATTGGTTTCAGCTATGGGCGTGAACATAACACGATGTTGGCGATCGGGAGTGCGCGATCGCTCGTCCGCACCGCCCAAGAAAACGCAGATTTTGTCGTCGTCTCCTACCATGGCGGCGCAGAGGGCACGAGGGCGATGACCACCCGTAACCAAACGGAATACTTCTACGGCGAAAATCGCGGCAATGTGGTGGACTTTTCTCGGCAGATGGTGGACGCAGGCGCGGATCTCGTCCTCGGCCACGGCCCCCACGTCCCCCGCGCCATCGAACTCTACAACGGCCGCCTGATCGCCTATTCCCTCGGCAACTTCGTCGGCTATCGTACCCTCTCCACCCAAGCCCAACTCGCCTATTCCCTCGTGCTAGAGGTGGAAGTGGATGAAGACGGCACATTCCAACGGGGTCAAATTTACCCCGTCTTAATCTCACCTAGCGGCATTCCCCAACGCTCCACCCGCAGCGAAAGCATCGCCCTGATTCGGCGGTTAACGGCGGCTGATTTTCCCGGTTCTCCCTTGGTGATTACCCTCGATGGCCGCTTGCAATTGCCCGAATAA
- the sir gene encoding sulfite reductase, ferredoxin dependent → MVQTPINPTPKAPSKLEGIKERSNQLREPLATELLEDTTHFTEAAVQLLKFHGSYQQDNRDNRVKGQEKDYQMMLRTRSPGGFIPPELYLTLDRLSDQYGNHTLRTTTRQGFQLHGVLKRNLKTVISDVVRSMGSTLGACGDLNRNVMAPPAPYKNQAAYGYAWEYADKIADLLTPQTGAYYEIWLDGERVISAEEAPEVKESRAKNTHNTNFTQSEEPIYGTHYMPRKFKCVVTVPGDNSIDLYTHDLGLVVITDEHGELQGFNVYAGGGMGRTHNKEETFARMADELGYVAKADVFDLVKAVVATQRDYGDRHNRRHARMKYLLHDWGVAKFKAQVEQYFGNAIAPAKPLPAWQYFDYLGWHEQGDGKLFFGLSIENGRVKDEGNFQLKAALRTVIEEFHLPMRLTANHNVILYEIDPAHRDRITAILKQHGIVTDPDAIAPLHRTAMACPALPLCGLAITESERILPSIIDRIQALLKTLKLGKETFVIRMTGCPNGCARPYMAELGFVGSGPEAYQIWLGGSPNQTTLARPYAEKVPDRDLETCLEPLFVCFREQRQGAESFGEFCDRIGFDALRDFASTYEPRKTGRRIRYRVGIHDDIYAKLKTKAETTNISMTQLVADALNAYLD, encoded by the coding sequence ATGGTTCAGACCCCCATCAACCCCACGCCCAAAGCCCCCTCCAAGCTCGAAGGCATCAAAGAACGCAGCAACCAACTCCGGGAACCCCTCGCCACCGAACTCCTCGAAGACACCACCCACTTCACCGAAGCTGCGGTTCAACTCCTCAAATTTCACGGCTCCTACCAACAGGACAACCGCGACAACCGCGTCAAGGGTCAAGAGAAAGACTATCAAATGATGCTCCGCACCCGCAGCCCCGGTGGTTTCATCCCCCCGGAACTGTACCTCACCCTCGATCGCCTCTCGGATCAATACGGCAACCACACCCTCCGCACCACCACCCGCCAAGGATTTCAACTTCATGGCGTGCTCAAACGCAACCTCAAAACGGTGATTAGTGACGTGGTGCGTAGCATGGGGTCTACCCTAGGGGCTTGTGGGGATTTGAACCGCAATGTGATGGCCCCACCTGCACCCTATAAAAATCAGGCGGCCTATGGCTATGCCTGGGAATACGCCGATAAAATTGCCGATTTACTTACCCCCCAAACGGGAGCCTATTACGAAATTTGGCTCGATGGGGAACGGGTGATCAGTGCCGAAGAAGCCCCCGAAGTGAAGGAATCGCGGGCGAAAAATACCCATAACACCAATTTCACCCAGTCTGAAGAACCGATCTACGGCACGCACTATATGCCCCGCAAATTTAAATGCGTGGTGACAGTGCCGGGGGATAATTCCATTGATCTCTACACCCATGACTTGGGACTGGTGGTGATCACCGATGAGCACGGAGAATTACAAGGCTTTAATGTTTATGCCGGGGGCGGCATGGGGCGCACCCATAACAAGGAGGAAACCTTTGCGCGGATGGCGGATGAATTGGGCTATGTGGCCAAAGCGGATGTGTTTGATCTGGTCAAGGCCGTGGTGGCGACCCAGCGGGACTACGGCGATCGCCACAATCGCCGCCATGCCCGGATGAAATACCTGCTCCATGATTGGGGGGTGGCGAAGTTCAAAGCCCAAGTGGAACAGTATTTCGGCAACGCGATCGCCCCAGCAAAACCGCTCCCCGCCTGGCAGTATTTTGATTACCTCGGTTGGCATGAGCAGGGGGACGGCAAGCTCTTTTTTGGGCTGTCGATCGAAAATGGTCGGGTCAAGGATGAGGGCAACTTTCAACTCAAAGCCGCCCTTCGCACCGTGATCGAAGAGTTTCACTTACCGATGCGGTTAACGGCGAACCATAATGTGATCCTGTACGAAATCGACCCGGCGCACCGCGATCGCATTACCGCCATTTTGAAACAGCACGGCATTGTCACCGATCCCGATGCGATCGCGCCCCTGCACCGTACCGCCATGGCTTGCCCGGCCCTGCCCCTCTGTGGTCTTGCGATTACTGAATCTGAACGCATCCTCCCCAGCATCATCGATCGCATCCAAGCCCTGCTCAAAACCCTGAAACTGGGCAAGGAAACCTTTGTAATTCGGATGACGGGCTGTCCCAATGGTTGCGCTCGTCCCTATATGGCGGAATTGGGGTTTGTGGGCAGTGGCCCCGAAGCCTACCAAATTTGGCTCGGCGGCAGCCCCAATCAAACCACCTTGGCGCGACCCTACGCCGAAAAAGTCCCCGATCGCGACCTGGAAACCTGCCTCGAACCGCTGTTCGTCTGTTTCCGGGAGCAGCGTCAAGGGGCGGAAAGTTTTGGGGAATTTTGCGATCGCATCGGGTTCGATGCCCTGCGAGACTTTGCCTCCACCTATGAACCCCGAAAAACGGGCCGCCGCATCCGCTACCGGGTCGGCATCCATGACGACATCTACGCCAAACTCAAAACCAAAGCCGAAACCACCAACATTTCCATGACCCAATTGGTGGCCGACGCGCTTAATGCCTACCTCGATTAA
- a CDS encoding cupin domain-containing protein, giving the protein MQLNADLRQRACLDTHSLPWIDSPAPGVQRRMLDRDGGEIARATSLVKFAPHRSFPAHTHGGGEEFFVLDGVFSDEFGDFGPGSYLRNPVGSRHRPHTNPGTTIFVKLCQMHPDDQTPVRIDTHKAQWQPGLVPGLSVLPLHQYGTEQVALVRWEPGTQFNAHTHWGGEEIFVIEGVFADELGDYPAGTWLRNPAGSRHCPYSTTGCTIYVKVGHLPG; this is encoded by the coding sequence ATGCAATTGAACGCCGATCTGCGTCAACGTGCCTGCCTCGATACCCACAGCCTTCCCTGGATTGATTCCCCCGCCCCCGGCGTGCAGCGTCGGATGCTCGACCGCGACGGCGGCGAAATCGCCCGCGCCACGAGCCTCGTCAAGTTCGCCCCCCACCGCAGCTTTCCCGCCCATACCCACGGCGGCGGCGAAGAATTTTTCGTCCTTGACGGGGTCTTTTCTGATGAATTTGGCGACTTTGGCCCCGGCTCCTACCTGCGCAATCCCGTCGGCTCGCGCCACAGGCCCCACACCAACCCCGGCACGACGATTTTCGTCAAACTCTGCCAAATGCACCCCGACGATCAAACCCCCGTGCGCATCGATACCCACAAGGCTCAATGGCAACCGGGTCTAGTGCCTGGATTGAGCGTGCTACCACTCCATCAATACGGCACGGAACAGGTGGCGTTGGTGCGGTGGGAGCCGGGAACCCAGTTCAACGCCCATACCCATTGGGGCGGCGAAGAAATTTTTGTGATTGAGGGGGTGTTTGCCGATGAATTGGGGGACTATCCTGCCGGAACATGGCTCCGAAATCCCGCTGGGAGCCGCCACTGTCCCTACAGCACGACGGGCTGCACGATCTATGTCAAGGTGGGCCATTTACCGGGCTAG